In Halorubellus sp. JP-L1, one DNA window encodes the following:
- a CDS encoding right-handed parallel beta-helix repeat-containing protein — MPNRSTMVLVATVGIALALWAGVLLAPFVGLVPATVSDVSATDGSASGESATDENATDESRSDERASTHQPVQIDSCTVIDEPGEYVLTADVEDSTAGVCIDIRSSDVHFDGDRHAVAGNLSHAGIGETIDGPSSQDRVGVGVTVRSNERVENVTIHHVTVTNWSHGVLAENVTDANVSGVHAFENGGGIVLDDANDVTVQESNASRNLALGVVVDARAGNRTTNDVVVGNELKDNGAFGAAVFSSSNATIANNTAFRNAFGIYAFGVQNSTIAANSVWDNRYGVVLEGFRSNATNVADAVNVTDADASAADLGVQPEAETATTARSNAVADNVIRNSTAAALAFVGADGNVATGNDLSDTGPTTEQFYPFQANASAAIVAVDARNNTIVDARTSDAADWICAGFDGSSTTVLNATTDAGTVSFAGSDVGVGRAIETPSFPWKTYSVGVDLNVTTFAANTTLQVTLQYDDASLERFNASEDDLDVYRYDADAANWTTAGDVDVNATRNTVSASLDRVDGFVAVLAETGNYATENQSASENETTTDDERVTMAPGGVAGANAVANAVGGVAGADAVAMAPLTARESTYAMASATGS; from the coding sequence ATGCCAAATAGAAGCACGATGGTTCTCGTCGCGACGGTCGGGATCGCCCTCGCGCTGTGGGCGGGGGTCCTCCTCGCGCCCTTCGTCGGGTTGGTTCCCGCGACCGTGTCCGACGTGAGCGCGACCGACGGGAGCGCGAGCGGCGAGAGCGCAACCGACGAGAACGCGACCGACGAGAGTCGGAGCGACGAGCGTGCGTCGACCCACCAGCCCGTCCAGATCGACTCGTGCACCGTCATCGACGAACCCGGCGAGTACGTCCTGACGGCGGACGTCGAGGACAGCACCGCGGGCGTCTGCATCGACATTCGGTCGAGCGACGTCCACTTCGACGGGGACAGACACGCCGTCGCGGGGAACCTCTCGCACGCTGGGATCGGCGAGACGATCGACGGACCATCGTCGCAGGACCGCGTCGGCGTCGGCGTCACCGTCCGGTCGAACGAACGCGTCGAGAACGTCACGATCCATCACGTCACGGTGACGAACTGGAGCCACGGCGTGCTCGCCGAGAACGTCACGGACGCCAACGTCTCGGGCGTCCACGCGTTCGAGAACGGGGGCGGCATCGTCCTCGACGACGCGAACGACGTCACGGTCCAGGAGTCGAACGCCTCCCGGAATCTCGCTCTCGGCGTCGTCGTCGACGCTCGCGCCGGGAACCGGACGACGAACGACGTTGTCGTCGGCAACGAACTGAAGGACAACGGCGCCTTCGGCGCGGCGGTGTTCTCGTCGAGCAACGCCACGATCGCGAACAACACCGCGTTCCGGAACGCGTTCGGCATCTACGCGTTCGGCGTCCAGAACTCGACGATCGCGGCGAACTCGGTCTGGGACAACCGGTACGGCGTCGTCCTGGAGGGGTTCCGGTCGAACGCGACGAACGTCGCCGACGCCGTGAACGTCACCGACGCCGACGCGAGCGCCGCCGACCTCGGCGTGCAACCCGAGGCCGAGACCGCGACGACCGCCCGGTCGAACGCCGTGGCGGACAACGTGATCCGGAACAGTACCGCCGCCGCGCTCGCGTTCGTCGGCGCCGACGGCAACGTCGCCACGGGGAACGACCTCTCGGACACCGGGCCGACTACGGAGCAGTTCTATCCATTCCAGGCGAACGCGTCGGCGGCGATCGTCGCGGTGGACGCTCGCAACAACACGATCGTCGACGCCAGGACGAGCGACGCCGCGGACTGGATCTGCGCCGGGTTCGACGGCTCGTCGACGACGGTCCTGAACGCGACCACCGACGCCGGCACGGTGTCGTTCGCCGGGAGCGACGTCGGCGTCGGTCGCGCGATCGAGACGCCGTCGTTCCCGTGGAAGACGTACTCCGTCGGCGTGGACCTGAACGTCACGACGTTCGCGGCGAACACCACGTTGCAGGTGACCCTCCAGTACGACGACGCGTCGCTCGAGAGGTTCAACGCCAGCGAGGACGACCTCGACGTGTACCGGTACGACGCCGACGCCGCGAACTGGACGACCGCCGGTGACGTCGACGTCAACGCAACCCGGAACACCGTCAGCGCGTCACTCGACCGCGTCGACGGGTTCGTCGCCGTGCTCGCCGAGACGGGCAACTACGCAACCGAGAACCAGTCCGCGAGTGAGAACGAGACCACGACCGACGACGAACGAGTCACGATGGCGCCCGGAGGAGTCGCTGGGGCCAACGCCGTCGCGAATGCGGTCGGTGGAGTCGCTGGGGCCGACGCCGTCGCGATGGCGCCCCTGACCGCGAGAGAGTCGACGTATGCGATGGCGTCCGCGACCGGTTCGTAG
- a CDS encoding right-handed parallel beta-helix repeat-containing protein — protein MLPRHAVALVVTVGVLLAPAVGVLPATVAASDAANQPVRIDSCTVIDEPGEYVLTSDIEDSTAGVCIDIRSSDVHFDGDRHTVSGNLSREAINETITGPPPRTRVGVGVTVRSNERVENVTVHHVTVTNWNHGLLAENVTSANVSGVHAFENGGGIVLDDANDVTVHESNASRNLILGVIVDARSGNRTANNAIVGNELKDNGVFGAAMFTSSNATIADNTAFRNAFGIYAFGVQNSTIAANSVWDNRYGVVLEGFRSNATNVADANGTDADASAADASAADLGVQPEAVNATNARSNVLVNNVVRNSTAAALAFVAADDNVALGNDLSDTGPADGQYYPFRTNASAAVVAEDARNNTIVDARASDAADWIYAGFNGSSTAVLNATTDAGPVSFSGSDVGVGRAVETPPFPRNNYSVGVDLNVTTFGENTSLQVAFQYDDASLDAFAASEDDLDVSRYDADAANWTVVAGDVEVNPNLNTVAASLDGVEGLVVLLAEKGDYENETAGGNETANGTTTETGNETTNASTTEAGTENETGPERAARTAGASLAPAIGVASGPDAVVPNSGLATEPAVAAPSPRPGSWNP, from the coding sequence ATGCTACCACGACACGCAGTGGCCCTGGTCGTCACGGTCGGGGTCCTCCTCGCCCCGGCCGTCGGCGTCCTCCCGGCGACGGTCGCCGCGTCTGACGCGGCGAACCAGCCGGTCCGAATCGACTCGTGTACCGTCATCGACGAACCCGGCGAGTACGTCCTGACATCTGACATCGAGGACAGCACAGCGGGCGTCTGCATCGACATCCGGTCGAGCGACGTCCACTTCGACGGGGACAGACACACCGTCTCTGGCAACCTCTCGCGGGAAGCCATCAACGAGACCATTACCGGACCACCGCCGCGGACGCGCGTCGGGGTCGGCGTCACCGTCCGGTCGAACGAACGCGTCGAGAACGTCACCGTCCACCACGTCACGGTGACGAACTGGAATCACGGACTGCTCGCCGAGAACGTCACGAGCGCCAACGTCTCGGGCGTCCACGCGTTCGAGAACGGCGGCGGCATCGTCCTCGACGACGCGAACGACGTCACGGTCCATGAGTCGAACGCCTCCCGGAACCTCATCCTCGGCGTCATCGTCGACGCCCGCTCGGGGAACCGAACGGCGAACAACGCGATCGTCGGCAACGAACTGAAGGACAACGGCGTGTTCGGCGCGGCGATGTTCACGTCGAGCAACGCCACGATCGCAGACAACACCGCGTTCCGGAACGCGTTCGGCATCTACGCGTTCGGCGTCCAGAACTCGACGATCGCGGCGAACTCGGTCTGGGACAACCGGTACGGCGTCGTCCTGGAGGGGTTCCGGTCGAACGCGACGAACGTCGCCGACGCGAACGGCACCGACGCCGACGCAAGCGCCGCCGACGCGAGCGCCGCCGACCTCGGCGTGCAACCCGAGGCCGTGAACGCGACGAACGCTCGGTCGAACGTCCTCGTGAACAACGTCGTGCGGAACAGCACCGCCGCCGCGCTCGCGTTCGTCGCTGCAGACGACAACGTCGCCCTCGGCAACGACCTCTCGGACACCGGCCCGGCCGACGGCCAGTACTATCCGTTCCGGACGAACGCGTCGGCGGCGGTCGTCGCGGAGGATGCCCGCAACAACACGATCGTCGACGCAAGGGCGAGCGACGCCGCGGACTGGATCTACGCGGGGTTCAACGGGTCGTCGACGGCGGTCCTGAACGCGACGACCGACGCCGGACCGGTGTCGTTCTCCGGGAGCGACGTCGGCGTCGGTCGAGCCGTCGAGACGCCGCCGTTCCCCCGGAACAATTACTCGGTGGGCGTGGACCTGAACGTCACGACGTTCGGAGAGAACACCTCGCTCCAGGTGGCCTTCCAGTACGACGACGCCTCGCTCGACGCGTTCGCGGCGAGCGAGGACGACCTCGACGTGTCCCGGTACGACGCCGACGCCGCGAACTGGACAGTCGTCGCCGGTGACGTCGAGGTCAACCCGAACCTGAACACGGTCGCCGCCTCGCTCGACGGTGTCGAGGGGCTCGTCGTTCTACTCGCCGAGAAGGGCGATTACGAGAACGAGACCGCCGGCGGAAACGAGACGGCGAACGGCACCACGACAGAAACCGGGAACGAGACCACGAACGCGAGCACGACGGAGGCCGGGACTGAGAACGAGACGGGTCCCGAGAGGGCCGCCAGGACTGCGGGCGCGAGTCTCGCTCCCGCAATCGGTGTCGCCTCTGGACCCGACGCCGTCGTACCGAACTCCGGGCTCGCGACCGAGCCAGCGGTCGCGGCGCCGTCACCACGTCCGGGGTCATGGAATCCGTGA
- a CDS encoding CBS domain-containing protein translates to MDGDDGDGRSKPYVKDYMTQDVVTVSPDETVGEVAAMIAKSEEHSGFPVCERRRVEGFVSARDLLLADDDEPIFKVMTTDLIVAHPEMKVTDAARVILRSGIQKLPVVDDAGNLVGIISNADVIRSQIERATPEKVGKLRRTLENIHGVSLDQERHKVDLDGLTPTQTKVYADELEGRRYELERGLAEPLVVIDNGGDMLLADGHHRVMAADRLGMESMDAYVIVIADPIELGMAKTAEREGLESLADVNVVDYARHPLVETTKRLQ, encoded by the coding sequence ATGGATGGGGACGACGGCGACGGCCGAAGCAAGCCCTACGTCAAGGACTACATGACCCAGGACGTGGTGACGGTGTCGCCCGACGAGACCGTCGGCGAGGTCGCGGCGATGATCGCGAAGAGCGAGGAACATAGCGGGTTCCCGGTGTGCGAGCGCCGTCGCGTCGAGGGGTTCGTGTCCGCGAGAGATCTCCTGCTGGCGGACGACGACGAGCCGATCTTCAAGGTGATGACGACGGATCTCATCGTCGCGCACCCGGAGATGAAGGTGACGGACGCCGCCAGGGTCATCCTCAGGTCGGGCATCCAGAAGCTCCCCGTGGTGGACGACGCGGGGAACCTCGTGGGCATCATCTCGAACGCGGACGTCATCCGCAGTCAGATAGAGCGGGCGACGCCGGAGAAGGTCGGGAAGCTCCGGCGGACCCTGGAGAACATCCACGGCGTGAGTCTCGACCAGGAGCGTCACAAGGTCGACCTCGACGGGTTGACGCCGACGCAAACGAAGGTGTACGCGGACGAACTCGAGGGGCGGCGCTACGAGCTAGAGCGCGGGCTGGCGGAGCCGCTCGTCGTCATCGACAACGGCGGCGACATGCTGCTCGCGGACGGCCACCATCGCGTGATGGCCGCGGACAGACTCGGGATGGAGTCCATGGACGCGTACGTGATCGTCATCGCGGACCCGATCGAACTCGGGATGGCGAAGACCGCCGAACGGGAGGGGCTGGAATCGCTCGCGGACGTGAACGTCGTCGACTACGCGCGGCACCCGCTCGTCGAGACGACCAAGCGCCTGCAGTAG
- a CDS encoding ABC transporter ATP-binding protein: protein MQSSPSGDARDGRGGTDGDGDASAGRVDAVGRDGSPDESEVAVRADGLRKAFGDPDADGVLAVDDVSFAVASGEIVGVLGPNGAGKTTTIKMLLGLVTPTAGSATVAGVDVATDERAVYEHVGAMLEGARNVYWRLSVRENLRFFAAIGGADPSDVRERHDELLSTLGIAEKADVPVRELSRGQKQKVALACTLARGADVLFLDEPTLGLDVESSLSLQRELTRLAREDDVTVVLSSHDMDVVERVSDRVVILANGRVAADERVDDLVSVFATQAYRLRASNEPGLRDAVAAAGTVESWTVHDGLARFEVVVPDQDAFYDLVDAVRETGATLDSFESVDPDLEDVFVELTSDDDATAMDSDDGNDTGRERSPPEPATDGGEES from the coding sequence GTGCAATCGAGTCCTTCAGGCGACGCCCGCGACGGTCGCGGAGGCACTGACGGTGACGGGGACGCCAGTGCCGGCCGCGTCGACGCCGTCGGCCGTGACGGCTCGCCCGACGAGAGCGAGGTCGCGGTCCGGGCCGACGGTCTCCGGAAGGCCTTCGGCGACCCGGACGCCGACGGCGTGCTCGCGGTCGACGACGTCTCGTTCGCGGTCGCGAGCGGCGAGATCGTCGGCGTCCTCGGCCCGAACGGCGCCGGGAAGACGACGACGATCAAGATGCTGCTCGGTCTCGTCACGCCGACCGCGGGGTCCGCGACCGTCGCGGGCGTCGACGTCGCCACCGACGAGCGAGCGGTCTACGAGCACGTCGGCGCGATGCTCGAGGGCGCGCGGAACGTCTACTGGCGGCTGAGCGTCCGCGAGAACCTCCGGTTCTTCGCGGCGATCGGCGGCGCGGACCCGAGCGACGTCCGGGAACGGCACGACGAACTGCTTTCGACACTCGGCATCGCCGAGAAGGCGGACGTCCCGGTCCGCGAACTCTCGCGCGGCCAGAAGCAGAAGGTCGCGCTCGCGTGCACGCTCGCCCGCGGCGCGGACGTCCTCTTCCTCGACGAGCCGACGCTCGGCCTCGACGTCGAGAGCTCGCTCTCCCTCCAGCGGGAACTGACGCGTCTCGCGCGCGAGGACGACGTCACGGTCGTGCTGTCGAGTCACGACATGGACGTCGTCGAGCGCGTCAGCGACCGCGTCGTCATCCTCGCGAACGGTCGCGTCGCCGCCGACGAGCGCGTCGACGACCTCGTGTCGGTGTTCGCCACGCAAGCCTACCGGCTGCGAGCGTCGAACGAACCGGGGTTGCGCGACGCCGTCGCGGCCGCCGGCACCGTCGAATCGTGGACCGTCCACGACGGCCTCGCGCGCTTCGAGGTCGTCGTCCCCGACCAGGACGCGTTCTACGACCTCGTCGACGCCGTCCGCGAGACCGGAGCGACCCTGGATTCGTTCGAGTCCGTCGACCCCGACCTCGAGGACGTCTTCGTCGAACTCACGAGCGACGACGACGCGACAGCGATGGATTCGGACGACGGCAACGACACGGGAAGGGAACGGTCACCGCCGGAGCCCGCGACGGACGGTGGTGAGGAGTCGTGA
- a CDS encoding ABC transporter permease, protein MSYRVLFGALARKRLVILKEYPVNTLTQLAVTYLFFAGIFLGGKAVAGPAITDSLPGIIVGFFVWTMAITAFAGAARSIMQEAQWGTLEQLYMSPYGFERVMAVNALVRLLESFAWGAAILAAMLATTGEVLTLDVLTVVPLVVLTVASALGVGFVFAGLALVYKRIDNLFGLLNFGLLFLVAAPVDEYPALAALPLSQGSALLQRAMTDGVAIWNLPAVDLAVLVATAVGYVLAGVVAFRVAEARARRDGLLGQY, encoded by the coding sequence GTGAGCTACCGCGTCCTCTTCGGTGCGCTCGCGCGCAAGCGTCTGGTCATCCTGAAGGAGTACCCCGTGAACACGCTGACGCAACTCGCCGTCACGTACCTGTTCTTCGCCGGGATCTTCTTGGGCGGGAAGGCCGTCGCCGGCCCCGCCATCACGGACAGCCTCCCCGGCATCATCGTCGGGTTCTTCGTGTGGACGATGGCGATAACGGCGTTCGCGGGCGCGGCGCGCTCGATCATGCAGGAGGCCCAGTGGGGGACGCTCGAACAGCTGTACATGTCGCCGTACGGGTTCGAGCGCGTGATGGCCGTCAACGCCCTCGTCCGCCTGCTGGAGTCGTTCGCGTGGGGCGCGGCCATCCTCGCCGCGATGCTCGCGACGACGGGCGAGGTGCTGACCCTCGACGTGCTCACCGTCGTCCCGCTCGTCGTCCTCACGGTCGCGAGCGCGCTCGGCGTCGGGTTCGTGTTCGCGGGGCTCGCGCTCGTCTACAAGCGCATCGACAACCTCTTCGGACTCCTCAACTTCGGCCTGCTGTTCCTCGTCGCGGCCCCCGTCGACGAGTACCCCGCGCTCGCCGCGCTCCCGCTCTCGCAGGGCAGTGCGCTCCTCCAGCGCGCGATGACCGACGGCGTCGCCATCTGGAACCTCCCCGCCGTCGACCTCGCCGTCCTCGTCGCGACCGCCGTCGGCTACGTCCTCGCGGGCGTCGTCGCGTTCAGGGTCGCCGAAGCACGCGCGCGCCGCGACGGACTGCTCGGGCAGTACTGA
- a CDS encoding methylmalonyl-CoA mutase, with protein MYDDDDLADIRASREEWASDTLDPVLDSYGERKDRFATVSNLEVDRVYDPEDVADLDYDEDLGFPGEEPYTRGPYPTMYRGRTWTMRQFAGMGTAEETNERFHYLLENGQTGLSTAFDMPTLMGIDSDAPMAEGEIGKEGVAVDTLADMEVLFDGIDLSEISTSFTINPSAPVIYAMYVALADEQGVPREDVRGTLQNDMFKEFIAQKEWVIPPEPSLDLVTDTIEYSTTETPNFHPVSISGYHIREAGSTAVQELAFTLADGFGYVEDAVDRGLDVDDFAPRLSFFFNSHNSIFEEVAKFRAARRIYARVMDEWYDAEKPESKRLKFHTQTAGQSLTAQQPLNNVVRVTIQALAGVLGGTQSLHTNSFDEALALPSEKAVRVALRTQQIIAEESGAADIVDPMGGSFAVEALTDQVEAQAMEYIETIKEMGDGSVRDGILEGIDQGFFLREIQEASYEYQERVEDGEEVVVGVNEYTIDEDTEPEILKVDEETERTQLDRLERVKDERDDDAVDAALEDLAVAIEDDENVMPAIVDAVKAYATMGEIMQVFEDAYGAYSEQIGLA; from the coding sequence ATGTACGACGACGACGACCTCGCGGACATCCGCGCGTCCCGCGAGGAGTGGGCCTCGGACACGCTCGACCCCGTCCTCGACTCGTACGGGGAACGCAAGGACCGGTTCGCGACCGTGTCGAACCTCGAGGTCGACCGCGTCTACGACCCCGAGGACGTCGCCGACCTGGACTACGACGAAGACCTCGGCTTCCCCGGCGAGGAACCCTATACGAGAGGACCGTATCCGACGATGTACCGCGGCCGGACGTGGACGATGCGGCAGTTCGCCGGAATGGGGACCGCCGAGGAGACGAACGAGCGCTTCCACTACCTCCTCGAGAACGGCCAGACGGGACTGTCGACCGCGTTCGACATGCCGACGCTCATGGGGATCGACAGCGACGCCCCGATGGCCGAGGGCGAGATCGGGAAGGAGGGCGTCGCCGTCGACACGCTCGCGGACATGGAGGTGCTGTTCGACGGCATCGACCTGAGCGAGATCTCGACGAGCTTCACGATCAACCCGAGCGCGCCCGTCATCTACGCGATGTACGTCGCGCTCGCCGACGAGCAGGGCGTTCCCCGCGAGGACGTCCGCGGGACCCTCCAGAACGACATGTTCAAGGAGTTCATCGCACAGAAGGAGTGGGTCATTCCACCCGAGCCGAGTCTCGACCTCGTCACGGACACCATCGAGTACTCCACGACGGAGACGCCGAACTTCCACCCCGTCTCCATTTCGGGGTACCACATCCGGGAGGCGGGCTCGACGGCCGTCCAGGAGCTCGCGTTCACGCTCGCGGACGGGTTCGGGTACGTCGAGGACGCCGTCGACCGTGGCCTCGACGTCGACGACTTCGCGCCGCGGCTCTCCTTCTTCTTCAACTCGCACAACTCGATCTTCGAGGAGGTCGCGAAGTTCCGCGCAGCGCGCCGCATCTACGCGCGCGTCATGGACGAGTGGTACGACGCCGAGAAGCCCGAGTCGAAGCGCCTGAAGTTCCACACGCAGACCGCTGGCCAATCGCTCACCGCCCAGCAACCACTGAACAACGTCGTGCGCGTGACGATCCAGGCGCTCGCTGGCGTCCTCGGCGGCACGCAGTCGCTGCACACGAACTCCTTCGACGAGGCGCTCGCGCTCCCGAGCGAGAAGGCGGTGCGGGTCGCGCTCCGCACCCAGCAGATCATCGCCGAGGAGTCCGGCGCGGCCGACATCGTCGACCCCATGGGTGGGAGTTTCGCGGTCGAGGCGCTCACGGACCAGGTCGAGGCCCAAGCGATGGAGTACATCGAGACGATCAAGGAGATGGGCGACGGCTCCGTGCGCGACGGCATCCTCGAAGGCATCGACCAGGGCTTCTTCCTCAGGGAGATCCAGGAGGCGTCCTACGAGTACCAGGAGCGCGTCGAGGACGGCGAGGAGGTCGTCGTCGGCGTGAACGAGTACACGATCGACGAGGACACCGAGCCCGAAATCCTCAAGGTCGACGAAGAGACGGAGCGAACCCAGCTCGACCGGCTGGAGCGCGTGAAGGACGAACGGGACGACGACGCCGTCGACGCAGCCCTCGAGGACCTCGCCGTAGCGATCGAGGACGACGAGAACGTCATGCCCGCGATCGTCGACGCGGTGAAGGCGTACGCGACGATGGGCGAGATCATGCAGGTGTTCGAGGACGCGTACGGCGCGTACTCAGAACAGATCGGGCTCGCCTGA
- a CDS encoding UDP-N-acetyl glucosamine 2-epimerase, whose amino-acid sequence MSSAYTVHADRLDARLEGEDFAIAVVTATKPDFYKQAPVVTAAEDLGVPAFVLHTGQHYDDLLGHGLAEYGVEDRVGVDLGVRGDLSQKTAEVTTRIDAFTDYLDEHHPDTTVVPLVHGDTHAAATIPQAWAFATGEQVAHNEAGLRGMAPDYDAVDREGLAVGDDAAVDAFVDAQWTGDWHVDRSEPFPEQYDTFVGSAASLYHFAPVELNREHLVREGYPEERVPVVGNSVVDAIDAKRAAELDESVFDVYPTLEERDDWIRVDVHRRANLLPGRFRAVVEGVIALVEDGFNVNFVELNATRSALEATGLRERLLELDAERENFLFTGLWKKHAHVYEFLESGQCLAEFTDSGSMQEELNHIEETVCLTARFNTDRPETVFEANTNLLVPPISGEFVQAAVSRVADDDALRERMRDGPELYGADVGEEIVSFMDAHRDEPVEWSHERAGFDLGETTGMEYL is encoded by the coding sequence ATGAGTTCTGCGTACACGGTCCACGCGGACCGACTCGACGCCAGACTGGAGGGAGAGGACTTCGCGATCGCCGTCGTCACGGCGACCAAGCCCGACTTCTACAAGCAAGCGCCGGTCGTGACCGCCGCCGAGGACCTCGGGGTGCCGGCGTTCGTCCTCCACACCGGCCAGCACTACGACGACCTGCTCGGGCACGGGCTCGCGGAGTACGGCGTCGAGGACCGCGTCGGCGTCGACCTCGGCGTCCGCGGCGACCTCTCACAGAAGACCGCGGAGGTGACGACGCGCATCGACGCGTTCACGGACTACCTCGACGAGCACCACCCGGACACGACCGTCGTCCCGCTCGTGCACGGGGACACGCACGCCGCCGCGACCATCCCGCAGGCGTGGGCGTTCGCGACCGGCGAGCAGGTCGCGCACAACGAGGCGGGACTGCGCGGGATGGCGCCGGACTACGACGCCGTCGACCGCGAGGGGCTCGCGGTCGGTGACGACGCCGCGGTCGACGCGTTCGTCGACGCGCAGTGGACCGGCGACTGGCACGTCGATCGCTCCGAGCCGTTCCCCGAGCAGTACGACACGTTCGTCGGGTCCGCCGCGTCGCTCTATCACTTCGCGCCCGTCGAGTTGAACCGCGAGCACCTCGTCCGCGAGGGCTACCCCGAGGAGCGCGTCCCCGTCGTCGGGAACAGCGTCGTCGACGCGATCGACGCGAAGCGCGCCGCGGAGCTCGACGAGAGCGTCTTCGACGTGTACCCGACGCTGGAGGAGCGCGACGACTGGATCCGCGTGGACGTCCACCGGCGCGCGAACCTGCTCCCGGGCCGGTTCCGCGCGGTCGTCGAGGGCGTGATCGCGCTCGTCGAGGACGGCTTCAACGTCAACTTCGTCGAACTGAACGCCACCCGGTCGGCGCTAGAGGCGACGGGGTTGCGCGAGCGGCTGCTCGAACTCGACGCCGAGCGCGAGAACTTCCTGTTCACGGGCCTCTGGAAGAAGCACGCGCACGTCTACGAGTTCCTCGAGTCCGGGCAGTGCCTCGCGGAGTTCACGGACTCGGGGAGCATGCAGGAGGAACTGAACCACATCGAGGAGACCGTCTGCCTCACCGCGCGATTCAACACGGACCGCCCGGAGACGGTGTTCGAGGCGAACACGAACCTCCTCGTCCCGCCGATCTCCGGCGAGTTCGTCCAGGCGGCAGTCAGTCGCGTGGCCGACGACGACGCGCTCCGCGAACGGATGCGCGACGGCCCGGAACTGTACGGCGCGGACGTCGGCGAGGAGATCGTCTCGTTCATGGACGCACACCGCGACGAGCCCGTCGAGTGGTCGCACGAACGCGCCGGGTTCGACCTCGGCGAGACGACGGGGATGGAGTACCTATAG